The following coding sequences lie in one Mercenaria mercenaria strain notata chromosome 5, MADL_Memer_1, whole genome shotgun sequence genomic window:
- the LOC128557086 gene encoding uncharacterized protein LOC128557086: MFCFLIALCNRIERNEMFKLNNEFMKEKEHLWNSLVQKEKEVDELRTRLSRVASERLTDNNPNVADLSDQNRPVKIADRYTEVYSNEWSDAFEDLVATGDRTEQEAIKILLEFIENIYNMCLNISTNNAKDLNTNILLFTGHIFRGADMKISTNLSSAMKPFKDERKLMYKEFLPTLCTETNKLRDIKLVKKKDRTKKLQKYLDTATELCWLMCIQDPPVHLYTDCKQGHKFDENNFSAFTVRGTTVDYLVWPALHLCQNGPILKKGVAQAKATNKENRQKIKPNSSRNSESQCHDQNAQSLSF, translated from the exons ATGTTTTGCTTTCTGATTGCCTTATGCAATAGGATCGAGCGCAATGAGATGTTTAAGTTAAATAATGAATTCATGAAGGAAAAAGAACACCTTTGGAATTCACTGGTACAAAAGGAGAAAGAAGTCGACGAACTTCGAACAAG ATTGAGTCGAGTTGCCTCTGAACGTCTCACAGATAATAACCCGAACGTAGCTGACCTTAGCGATCAAAATCGTCCGGTGAAAATAGCAGACAGATATACTGAGGTTTACAGTAATGAATGGAGTGATGCTTTTGAAGATCTAGTGGCAACTGGGGATAGAACTGAGCAGGAAGCAATAAAAATTCTGCTGGAGTTTATCGAG aatatcTACAACATGTGTCTTAATATTTCTACAAATAATGCAAAGGACTTGAATACAAATATTCTATTGTTCACTGGTCATATCTTCAGAGGAGCTGATATGAAG atatctacCAACCTTTCAAGCGCTATGAAGCCATTTAAAGATGAAAGAAAACTAATGTATAAAGAATTCCTGCCAACATTATGCACG GAAACGAACAAACTTAGAGATATAAAACTGGTGAAGAAGAAGGACAGAACAAAAAAGCTTCAGAAATACCTTGATACTGCTACAGAACTTTGTTGGCTTATGTGTATTCAAGACCCACCAGTGCATCTATACACAGATTGTAAACAGGGacataaatttgatgaaaataacTTCAGTGCGTTTACAGTGCGAGGTACAACGGTCGATTATTTAGTTTGGCCAGCTCTACATTTGTGCCAAAATGGACCAATTTTGAAGAAAGGAGTAGCACAAGCTAAGGCAACAAACAAAGAAAACCGTCAGAAAATAAAACC